AATCGTCCACTGCGCGGGCATTCAGATAGAACAGGCCGCGCAGCCCGCTGCTGCCCAGTTCGGGCATCCACGACATCGAGGCCGTCGCGACGATTTCCGGGGCATTGGAGAGATTGTCGCCCGGCAAAAGGCGCAGCGCCGGATCAAGCGGCGCGCCGTTATCGGTGCCGACCAGATCGTCCTCATAATGGGTATCGGCATAGGTGATACCCATCGTGAAAGTCAGATCGTCGCCCGGTCGCAACGTGCCTTCCAGTTCCACACCCTGCGCGATCACCCCGGCGGTCACATTGTCGGCCGCGCAGATGCCGGTGGCCGGATCGGCATCCTGATCGGCCATGCCCAGACTGCTGCTGCAGCCGTTGATGTTCTGCACCAGGAAAACCGAGCCGTTGAAGGTGTTGAGCTGGAAGTTGCTGAACTCCTGTCGGAAGCCGGCGACCGTCAGCATGAAATCGCGTGTCGCGTATTTGGCGCCGATTTCGAAGGCATTGACGGTTTCGGCATCGAACTGGAGATTTGCGGTGGAGCCCGTCACCGCAGGATTGCCCACCAACGGGCTCGCCTGCAGGGCAGAGCGGTCAAGATTGAACCCGCCCGCTTTGTAGCCGCGCGAATAGCTGCCATAGACCATCAGATCGTCGGTCGGGCGGTAGGAGACCACTGCCGTTCCGGTGAACTCGTCCTCGCTGCGGCTGTCCGCAAGCGAAAGCCCATCGATTTCGGACGTCGAATTGCCCTGGCACGACAGCGAGATGATGCCGCCGGCGAGCGGGGCAAGCGGCGTCGCGAGCAGCGAGGAAAGCAGCGCGCGATTGGTGGGGCATACCGTATTGTCATTGCCGAAGGTCGCGTCGAAATCCTTCGTCTCGTTCGTGTAACGCAGCCCCAGCGTGATATCGAAGCGATCGGTTACATGAATGATATTGTGCGTGAAAATCGCGAAATTGTTGCTTTCCTGATTGTAGACGTCGCGGGTCGAGCCCAGGTCGTTGAGGGTCGCGAGATTGTCCAGGCCAGCCCAGATCAGCGGCGCAGCGGGACCGAAGGACGGCGCCACCAGCGCCCGCCCACCGGCGCTGATACAGCCCGAGCTTGAGGGCGAGGCCAGCGCCGGATTGATGGCATTTACGATGCGGCAGGGCGCGAAGGCACCGTAATCATCGCCGAAGCGCAGGTTGTCGCGCGTCTCGAGCTTTTCATTGGCGTAATAGCCCCCGACCAGCCAGTCGAGATGCCCGTCAAAGGCGGCGCCCTGAAGCCGCACTTCCTGACTGAAGGTCTTGAACGCGCGCGCCATGCCGTCTTCGTTCGGTGCGCGATAGAGAATATCGACCTGGGTATAGTCGGCATCCGACCCCTGATAGTTCGAGTATTCGCGATAGGCCGTGATCGACGTCAGGTTGATATCGCCCATCGTCCAGTCGATCTGCGCCGAAATGCCGTAATCCTTGGTCTTGCCGGCAAAGGAGCGACCCGACGTGACATAGATGTCGCGATCGTAGGTGCTGCCGGTGAGTCCATCGGGATTCTGCCCGAGCGCAAGCAGGATCGGGATGATCGGGTTGGCGGTGCTGGTAAGCGAAGGCGACCCGGTTACCGGCATGGCATAAGGGTCCAGTCCCGGACTGATCCGTGCGAGCGGGGCGGAATCGGTCTGGACGAACGTTGCCGCACAACAGCTTTCGTTCTTTTCCGAATAATCGCCGATGATCCGCACCGACAGGTCGACATTCGGTTCGAACAGCAGCTGCCCGCGCACCAGATAGCGATCGCGATCGTTGATGTCGGTGTCGTTCACGACATCGTGATAGAAGCCGTCACGCTTGAAATAGACGCCGTCGATACGGGCAGCGAGCGTTTCGCCCAGCGGCGCATTGATCCCCGCCTCGCCGCGAATGGCTTCGAAATTTCCGTAGGTAAACGCGCCATAGCCGGTGAAATCGAATTCCGGGGGAGCCGTGAAGATGCTCAGCAGCCCTGCCGAACTGTTGCGGCCGCCCAGCGTGCCCTGCGGCCCGCGCAGCACCTCGACACGCTCGATCGGGCCGAGTTCGCCCAGCGCATTGCCGCTGCGCGAGCGATAGACACCGTCGATGAACACCGCGACCGAGCTTTCGAGTCCCGGATTGTCTCCTACCGTGCCGATACCGCGAATACGCGCCGAGCCATTGGCTTCGTTGCCGGTCGAGGACACGAGCAGCGACGGCGCGAGCTGATTGAGTTCGCGAATATCATTGGTGCCGCTGTCGGACAGCTGCTCGGCCGATACCGCGGAGATGGCGACCGGCACGTCCGCCAGCACCTGCGCGCGCCCCTGGGCCGTAACGACAATCTCCTGACCGAAAACCGAAGCGTCGCTCTCCATGTCTTGGGTCGATGCGGCCTGCTGCGCCTGAGCATGCGCCGGAACGGCGAGCGAAACAATCACGGCCGGCACCGCACATGCCGACAAAAGGCGATATCGCATTATCCTCTCCTCCACTTGGCCGGAACGCTTCAGGTTCCGCACCTCAAACTCGAATACACTATTTACACGAAGGAACGTCAAGCGTGGCGAAGATTTGAATTTCCTGAAAAACTGCGATGTTGCGGAAATACCATAGCCGATTTCCTGCAGTGCAGCAGAATCGGACACCCTCTCTTGCAATACCGAATATTTGAATTTGCTGCTTCGCGGCATATTTCGCGAATAAAAGCCACTGGGAAAGCGCCGTCCCACCGGCGGTTCGAGGCCGTAACCGGAACGCTGCTACATTTTGCGACAGTTTTCGGCGTTGCTGACATATGTTCGCGACAGCCTTGGCGCAGAAATACATCCGTCGCCGGAGCCCCCCCCTGCTCCGGTCGACACGCGAAATTAGGAGCAGAAGATGACCTTTCCCAAATCCCTGATCGGATCCGCACTCGCGGCGACCATGTTGTCAAGCGCCGGCATCGCCTTCGCACAGGATGCCGCCCCGCCGCCGCCCCGCCCGGGCATGATGGCCGATGCGAACCAGGACGGCGTCGTCACTCGCGAAGAAATCGTAGCGAGCGTCGAAAGCCACTTCGCACGGGTCGACACCGACGGCGACGGGCAGATCAGCGCCGAGGAACGCGTCGCCGCACACCAGGCAATGCGCGCGGAACGCCAGGCCCGCCGCGAGGCGCGCCGTGCCGAGCGCGCCGAAAACGGTGACATGCCCGGTCGCGGAAGGCATGCCCGGCGCGGCCATCACGGTCGGCACGGCCCGGGTGGCGAAGGCCGCATGATGTCGCGTATGGATGCCAATGGCGACGGCATTGTAAGCCTCGCCGAAGCCACGGATATGGCGCTCAAGCGCTTCGACATGGTCGATGCGAACAGCGACGGCCGCATCGACCGGGCGGAACGTCAGGCGATGCGCGAGAAGATGCGCGAACGCATGATGGAGCGCCGCCATCGCCAGGGCCCGCCCGCCGGCGCACCGGAAGCCGAATAAGACCGCGCCCTCCCCGAACCGAACCGGTGCGGGTTGCCGGGTGGGCCGCCCCCTGCCCACCCGGCGCTTTCGTCACCACTTGGATATGCTAACGCCCGATCATGTCCGAACAGCCTCACCTCCTCCTCGTCGACGACGAGCGCTCGATCCGCGAACCGCTTGCGCAATATCTCTCCAAGCAGGGATTTCGCGTGACCCAATCCGGCGATGCGGAAAGCGCGCGTGCACGGCTCAATGCCTATGCGATCGATCTCGTCATCCTCGACATCATGATGCCGGGTGAGGACGGGCTCAGCCTGTGCCGCCATATTCGCGCGACCAGCGAGACGCCGGTAATCCTGCTGACGGCAAAAAGCGAGGAAACCGATCGCATCGTCGGACTGGAGATGGGCGCCGACGATTATGTGGTCAAACCGTTCAGCCCGCGTGAGCTGACTGCACGTATCAAGGTCGTGCTGCGCCGGCTTGCCGCCGGCGGCACGCGTCAGCACGGGCCCGAGGCCGGAAGCTACTGCTTTTCCGGCTGGGTACTGAAGACCGACGAACGTTCGCTGATCGATCGCGAAGGTGTTTCGGTGCCGCTTTCGACCGGCGAATATAACCTGCTGCACGCGCTGGTGACGCGTCCGCGCCAGGTGCTGACGCGCGACCAGCTGCTCGATCTTACCAAGGGCCGCGAAGCAGCAGCGTTCGATCGCGCGATCGACAATCAGGTGAGCCGGCTGCGCAAGAAGATCGAGGCCGACCCGAAAAACCCCGCAATCATCAAGACCGTCTGGGGCGGTGGCTATACGCTTGCCGCCGAGGTGACGCGGCTGTGAGGCGCTGGCGCCTGCCCGGCAGCCTGCC
This genomic interval from Sphingosinithalassobacter tenebrarum contains the following:
- a CDS encoding EF-hand domain-containing protein produces the protein MTFPKSLIGSALAATMLSSAGIAFAQDAAPPPPRPGMMADANQDGVVTREEIVASVESHFARVDTDGDGQISAEERVAAHQAMRAERQARREARRAERAENGDMPGRGRHARRGHHGRHGPGGEGRMMSRMDANGDGIVSLAEATDMALKRFDMVDANSDGRIDRAERQAMREKMRERMMERRHRQGPPAGAPEAE
- a CDS encoding TonB-dependent receptor yields the protein MRYRLLSACAVPAVIVSLAVPAHAQAQQAASTQDMESDASVFGQEIVVTAQGRAQVLADVPVAISAVSAEQLSDSGTNDIRELNQLAPSLLVSSTGNEANGSARIRGIGTVGDNPGLESSVAVFIDGVYRSRSGNALGELGPIERVEVLRGPQGTLGGRNSSAGLLSIFTAPPEFDFTGYGAFTYGNFEAIRGEAGINAPLGETLAARIDGVYFKRDGFYHDVVNDTDINDRDRYLVRGQLLFEPNVDLSVRIIGDYSEKNESCCAATFVQTDSAPLARISPGLDPYAMPVTGSPSLTSTANPIIPILLALGQNPDGLTGSTYDRDIYVTSGRSFAGKTKDYGISAQIDWTMGDINLTSITAYREYSNYQGSDADYTQVDILYRAPNEDGMARAFKTFSQEVRLQGAAFDGHLDWLVGGYYANEKLETRDNLRFGDDYGAFAPCRIVNAINPALASPSSSGCISAGGRALVAPSFGPAAPLIWAGLDNLATLNDLGSTRDVYNQESNNFAIFTHNIIHVTDRFDITLGLRYTNETKDFDATFGNDNTVCPTNRALLSSLLATPLAPLAGGIISLSCQGNSTSEIDGLSLADSRSEDEFTGTAVVSYRPTDDLMVYGSYSRGYKAGGFNLDRSALQASPLVGNPAVTGSTANLQFDAETVNAFEIGAKYATRDFMLTVAGFRQEFSNFQLNTFNGSVFLVQNINGCSSSLGMADQDADPATGICAADNVTAGVIAQGVELEGTLRPGDDLTFTMGITYADTHYEDDLVGTDNGAPLDPALRLLPGDNLSNAPEIVATASMSWMPELGSSGLRGLFYLNARAVDDYNTGSDLLYGKEQDSYVLVNGRIGIRGPDDRWAIEFWGQNLFDVDYTQVAFNTPFVASQQTYSAYLAEPRTYGITLRAGF
- a CDS encoding response regulator; this encodes MSEQPHLLLVDDERSIREPLAQYLSKQGFRVTQSGDAESARARLNAYAIDLVILDIMMPGEDGLSLCRHIRATSETPVILLTAKSEETDRIVGLEMGADDYVVKPFSPRELTARIKVVLRRLAAGGTRQHGPEAGSYCFSGWVLKTDERSLIDREGVSVPLSTGEYNLLHALVTRPRQVLTRDQLLDLTKGREAAAFDRAIDNQVSRLRKKIEADPKNPAIIKTVWGGGYTLAAEVTRL